A region of the SAR324 cluster bacterium genome:
ACCGAAAGCTGAGGAAGTTGTGGTGAAGGAAAATTTGCCTGAAGTTGGACCAATCGGTCCTGTGTTCACCCAGTTAAAATTGGTGTTGACGGGTACGATGATCTATGACCACAACGCTTTTGCATTTATCGCTGCAGCCAATCAACCTGCCTCGTACAAGATATATCAAATTGGTGATTGCTTTGAACCAGACAGCGTGAAGGAATCAAAGGATATTCCCTGCCCTCCGAACAAAGTAAAAGTCTTTGAAATTCGGGACAGAGAAATCATCATAATCTATCAAGGACGAGAAGAAATCCTAAGCATGGATCAACAGACCCAAGCAGTTGCAGCAGCAGTTGCAGCAGCACCAAAGCCAAAGCCACCTCCCCCCAAACCCCAACCCAAACAAAAAGCTAGGCCCTTACAAAACCAACAAAAAGCAGTGCTGAAACCTATTGCTCCCAAAGATCAAGGGCCCTTGATTATTAAGCCGACCTCTGAAGCAAACAACGAAACACCACCAGATGACCAGAGGATTTTCAGATTTGAAAGAACTTATGTTGATGAGCAACTGGCCAATTTCAGTCAGCTACTGAATGACGCACGGGTCGTCCCGACTGAAAAAGATGGTACTCCACTTTTCATGTTTAAGTTCATCCGTAAAGGTAGCATCTACGAAAAACTTGGCTTGAAGAACGAGGATATAATCCTAGCGATCAATGGGTTTACTGTGGATAGCGTACCCAAGGCTTTGAAGCTGTTTGAAACCCTTCAATCCGAGCGAGAAATTACTCTGAAAATTGAGCGTGGTGGACAAGCAACAGATTTCCAATACTACATCGACTGACCGTTTATGCTTGAATTCTCAAGATTATCTGTTCCAATAAGTTCTTTTTTGCACCCTTCTTTAGAGGAAAAAAATGGGACTCTTTGATATGTTCAAATCAGACGCGGGAACAGAAATGACCCCTCATTTCGCGTTCGTTACTGCGCTGATTTATATGATTGCGGCCGATGGAGAGATTCAGAATGAAGAAATTGGTCAGTTGTTGTCAGTATTAGGTGGTGAGAAAAGTTCCAATGGAGTAATTGGTGTTGGAGCTCAGAATGAGAAGCTTCTGCGAAATGCTCAGAAATACGTGCAATCAAATTCTCCTGATAAATTTTTGGAGGAGGCTGCCCCATTGCTGACAGATGCACAAAAGATGTGTATTTTGACAAATCTCTGCGATTCTCTGCTTTCTGATGGCAATGCCGACACAACAGAACAGCAATTATTCTACAAATTTATGCAAGGATTTGGAATTGCTGAAGATCGCTTTCAGCCTTACTTTGAAGTGATCGTGCTGAAGAACGACAGGACAGTCTTCACAAATGATAGTCATCCCAAGAATCAGCCAGGCTACGAAGTCAAACTGCCTACCTGATTATGAAGGCCTCATCAAATTAAAGATGAGGTCAAGATCTGCCGAACCATTGCATGCCTTATAGCCACATCCCCAACGTCTTCACCCTCGGCCCAGCAGGTACTTTCAGTGACCAAGCAGCAAGACAAGTTTGCTCAAATTTCGATGCCATTCACTACACCAAGAACTTCAATGAAGCGATTATACGTGTAGCAGAGACTCCTCATTCAGTGGCTGTCGTTCCAATCGAAAACTCTGTTGCAGGAACCGTAACACAGATCCAAGACGCATTGGTGACTGAGGAACTTATTATCTTGGATGAGTTCCCCATGCGCATCCGCTATGCACTACTGGCTAATGCTCCCCTCCAGCAAGTGACCCAATTCTTTGCCCACGAACAGGCCTACGGCCAGACGCTGCAGTATACCGCTAGGCATCTGTGTAGTGCTGACCACATCTACACAAGAAGCAATACAGACTCTGCTACACAGTTCTTTTCAACTAGTGAACAACGGATTCCTCAGGCAGCGATTGTACCTATTAATCTGGTTGAAGAACATCAAGATTTTGTAGTTGCCCAGGACATTCAAGATTATCCCAACAACACCACGCGCTTTGTTGTCGTTCGCAAGCGAGAGGATAAAGAAAAATTGGATTTCAGGCAGCGAAAAACTTCCCTCTTCATAGAATTTGAGACTGACCGTGCGGGATTGCTTTACGAGATGTTGAGTATTTTCAACGCTTATCAAATAAATCTTTGTCGCCTAGAGTCGCGTCCTTCCAAACGGATCCCTTGGTCATATGTGTTTTTTGTTGATCTATACAACAACCAAGAATCTCAACAATGTTTGAGTGACTTGGAGCATTCTGGATTCCGTGCTAAAATTTTAGGTTGCTACGATTCATTGCCACCAATGTGATTCACAGATCACAATCACTTTAAAACCGCTCTAAGGTTTCTCTTTTTGCAAATTGGATTGTGATTTAACAGAGAGAACCCCAATAATCTTTTGCTTTCGTCAGATTTGAATCAGAACTTGGTTCAGTAGCTTGGGGCTTATTGAAAGGAGAATTTTGATAAGATATTGAAATGCGGGGTCTGAACGCTTCCGGTGCTTCAGGAAGGATCATCCAGAATGATTAGTTTGTCTCGGTTCATTATTTGATCACTAGGCTGCTGTGCGAAATCTTCCGGACAGAAATAACTCGTACCCTCTATTTTTGTAATGATTGCATTAGACTCGGAAGAATCTATCGAAATGTGGGTTGCTCCCATTCCAGCTGCTGTGTTCAGTAGTTGATTCATAGCTTCCCGATAGCCATTTCTAGAACTGGTAAGAACCGTTGAGTTTAATGCACCTCGCGGAACACATAGAGG
Encoded here:
- a CDS encoding TerB family tellurite resistance protein; this translates as MGLFDMFKSDAGTEMTPHFAFVTALIYMIAADGEIQNEEIGQLLSVLGGEKSSNGVIGVGAQNEKLLRNAQKYVQSNSPDKFLEEAAPLLTDAQKMCILTNLCDSLLSDGNADTTEQQLFYKFMQGFGIAEDRFQPYFEVIVLKNDRTVFTNDSHPKNQPGYEVKLPT
- a CDS encoding general secretion pathway protein GspC, whose translation is MMPGGKILLMCCNGLLVMTGAYQAGGLTAGILEQRIIEQEAAPLILPAVAPETNTKSHVSADYKEFVVILERNIFKAERRPPPPPPPPPPKAEEVVVKENLPEVGPIGPVFTQLKLVLTGTMIYDHNAFAFIAAANQPASYKIYQIGDCFEPDSVKESKDIPCPPNKVKVFEIRDREIIIIYQGREEILSMDQQTQAVAAAVAAAPKPKPPPPKPQPKQKARPLQNQQKAVLKPIAPKDQGPLIIKPTSEANNETPPDDQRIFRFERTYVDEQLANFSQLLNDARVVPTEKDGTPLFMFKFIRKGSIYEKLGLKNEDIILAINGFTVDSVPKALKLFETLQSEREITLKIERGGQATDFQYYID
- a CDS encoding prephenate dehydratase domain-containing protein, with translation MPYSHIPNVFTLGPAGTFSDQAARQVCSNFDAIHYTKNFNEAIIRVAETPHSVAVVPIENSVAGTVTQIQDALVTEELIILDEFPMRIRYALLANAPLQQVTQFFAHEQAYGQTLQYTARHLCSADHIYTRSNTDSATQFFSTSEQRIPQAAIVPINLVEEHQDFVVAQDIQDYPNNTTRFVVVRKREDKEKLDFRQRKTSLFIEFETDRAGLLYEMLSIFNAYQINLCRLESRPSKRIPWSYVFFVDLYNNQESQQCLSDLEHSGFRAKILGCYDSLPPM